The window GCGCGCATGGTTGTGCGACGCGCCGACAGAGCAGGGCGCCTGCGGCCATTGCGGCAGCTGCCACGCCATCGATGTGCGCACCCATGCCGACCTGTGCGTGCTGATGCCCGAGGTGCAGATGTTGGCGCTGGGCTGGCCCCTGTCGGAAAAGGCCCAGGCCGATATCGACGACAAGAAGCGCAAGCCCAGCCGCGAGATCCGCGTGGAGGCCATGCGCGATGCGGTGGAGTTCTCACAGCGCACCTCGGCGCGTGGCAAAGGCAAGGCCGTGCTGGTCTACCCGGCCGAGCAGATGAACCATGTCACCGCCAATGCGCTGCTCAAGACGCTGGAAGAGCCACCCGGCGACGTGCGTTTTGTGCTGGCCAGCGAGGCTGCGCACCAGCTTCTGCCCACCATCCGCAGCCGGTGCCTGGGGCACACCATGGTCTGGCCGGCCGAGGCCGATAGCCTCGCGTGGTTGCAGGCCCAGGGTCTGGCCCGGGATGCGGCAGCGTCGTTTCTGCGCGCAGCAGGCGGACGGCCAGAAGATGCACTGGCACTGGCACAGTCGGGCCGCAGCCCCCAAGCCTGGTCAGCTTTGCCCCAGGCGGTGGCGCGGGGTGATGTGACGGCCCTGGGCGACTGGGCCCCAGCCCAGGTGATCGATGCACTGCAAAAGCTCTGCCACGACCTGCTGGCCGCCAGCGTGGGCGCCGCGCCACGCTACTTTGCGCAGGCCGACCTGCCCAAGACGCCGCCGCTGGGCGCACTCACGCGCTGGTCGCGGACACTGGCCAAGGCCGCGCGCACGGCAGACCACCCGTTCAATGCCGGTCTCATGCTGGAGGCGCTTGTCGCCCAGGCGAGAAACACCCTACACTCCAAGCACTAAGCCGCACGCCCCCATCCATGAGCAGTCCATCCACCGCGCCCCGTCCCAGCGTCATGCAGCTGGCCATCAAGGAAAAGGCCGCGCTCTACGCCGCCTACATTCCTTTTTTTGCCGAAGGGGGCATTTTTGTGCCCACCCAGCGCGACTACAAGCTGGGCGACGACGTGTATGTGCTGTTGACCTTGCCCGAAGATACGCAGCGCTACCCCGTGGCAGGCCGCGTGGCCTGGGTCACGCCGGCGCGTGCTGCGGGCAACCGCACCCAAGGCGTGGGCATCCAGTTCCCCAAGGACGAAAAATCCCGCCAGCTCAAGGCCAAGATCGAGGAATTGCTGGGAACTGCGCTGGGCTCGGACCGTCCTACCCAGACGATCTGACTGCGCCACCGCCGCCCCCGTGCCGACCCGCGCTGGCTGGTCGGCTTTTTTGTTTTCCATCACATGTTCACTGATTCGCACTGCCACCTCAACTTCCCGGAACTGGTCAGCCAGCTGCCCGCCATCCGCCAGGCCATGGCTGAGGCGCAGGTCACCCGGGCCCTGTGCATCTGCACCACCATGGAGGAGTTCGAGGGCGTGCACGCCCTGGCCCTGGCCCATGACAACTTCTGGAGCACGGTGGGCGTGCACCCCGACAACGAGGGCGTGACGGAACCCAGCGTGCAGGACCTGCTGGACCGCGCAGCCCTGCCCCGCGTGGTGGCGATTGGAGAAACGGGCCTCGACTACTACGGCATGGAAGACCGCAAGGGCGGGCGCAGCATTGCCGACCTGGAGTGGCAGCGCGACCGTTTCCGCACCCACATCCGGGCGGCGCGGGCCTGTGGCAAGCCGCTCATCATCCATACGCGCAGTGCCTCCGACGACACCTTGGCCATCCTGCGGGAAGAAGGCGAGGATGGCGCGGGCAACCTGGCGGGCGGTGTTTTCCACTGCTTTACCGAATCGATGCAGGTGGCGCGCGCAGCGCTGGACCTGGGCTACTACATCTCCTTTTCGGGCATCGTCACCTTCAAGAGCGCGCAGGAGCTGCGCGACGTGGTGGCCTTTGTCCCGCTGGACCGCATGCTCATCGAGACCGACAGCCCCTATCTGGCCCCGGTGCCCTACCGTGGCAAGACCAACAACCCGTCGTACGTGCCCCATGTGGCCCGGCAGGTGGCAGAGACCAAGGGCCTGGCGCTGGAGGTGGTGGCCGAGGCCACCAGCCGTAATTTCGACCGCTTGTTCCCGGGGGTGATGGCATGAGCCTGCAACGACGTTCTGTTCTGGCCGCTGTGGCGCTGGGTGTGGTGTCTGCCCGTGCATGGGCGGGTGCCTACGAAGATTTTTTTGTGGCCGTCCTGAGGGATGACGGTGATGCGATCACGGCATTGTTGCGCCGGGGCTTTGACCCCAACACGCGCGACCCCAAGGGGCAGGTGGGGCTCACCATCGCTTTGCAGAACGGCGCCAACAAGGCCTTTGCGGCGCTGCTGGCATCGCGCAGGGTGAATGTGGAAGCCCGCAATGCCAAGGACGAAAGTCCGCTGATGATGGCTGCGATCAAGGGCAACGTAGAGGCAGTCAAGGCCCTCATAGCACGCGATGCCGACGTGAACAAGACGGGCTGGACGCCGTTGCACTACGCTGCGTCGGCAGGCTCGCCGCAGCATGCGGTCATCATTGCGCTGCTGCTCGAAAACCATGCCTACATCGATGCTGCGTCACCCAACGGCACCACACCCCTGATGATGGCCGCGCACTACGGCTCCACGGAGGCCGTGCAGTTGCTGTTGGACGAAGGGGCAGACCCTACGCTCAAGAACCAGTTGGGGCTGACCGCCACCGATTTTGCTTTGCGAGTGAGCCGCACCGAGTCCGCCGAGAAGATCGCCGCCGCCATTCGGCGGCGCCAGCCCAACCGGGGCAAGTGGTAGCGGCGATGGATGGCGGAGGCGCGGTGGCGAGGGATGGGACTCGGTTGCTGCGTTGAGGCTGACCGTTGCCAGACCCCCGGGCCCGGCGCCCTGCTTACTCCGCGAGGGTTCCTGTGCCCGACGCAGCGCGTGTCTGCAAGCGCGCATACAGCCCGCCCTGCGCCATCAGGGCGCTGTGGGTGCCTTGCTCCGCGATCTGCCCGCGTTCCATCACCACCACCCGGTCGGCATGCTCGATGGTAGAGAGCCGGTGCGCAATCACCAGAGTGGTTCGGCCTTGCATCAGGCGCTGCAGGGCCTCCTGCACCAGGCGTTCAGACTCGGTGTCCAGGGCCGATGTTGCCTCGTCCAGGATGAGGATGGGGGCATCCTTGTACAGGGCCCGTGCAATGGCCAGCCGCTGGCGTTGCCCACCTGACAGTTGCGTGGCGTTGTGTCCCACGACCGTGTGGATCCCCTGGGGGAGGGCGGCCACATGCTCTGCCAGGTTGGCCGCGGCAAGGCACTGCTGCACGCGTGTTTCGTCCACCGCCTGACCCAGCGCCACGTTGGTGGCGATGGTGTCGTTGAACATCACGACATCCTGGCTCACCATGGCAAATTGCGAGCGCAGCGAAGCCAGGTCCCAATCCGGCAATGCCTGGCCGTCGACCGCGACAGTGCCCGCCGAGGGCATCACAAACCGGGGCAGCAGGTTGACCAATGTGGTCTTGCCCGCGCCCGAGGGGCCCACCAGCGCCACGATCTCGCCCGGGGCGACCTGCAAGGTCAAGCCGTTGAGCGCAGGTGCATGGTCGGCGCCAAACGACACGGTGACGTTGCTCAGCGTGAGCGCACCCTGCACACGGTCCTTGCGGTAGGTGCCGCCGGTTTCTGCTCCCGTGTCGCCCAGAAGGCCCAGGCCGCGCTCCAGCGCGGCCACGCCCCGCGTGACGGGGCTGGCCACGTCGGCGAGGCGCCGGATGGGTGCGATAAGCATCAGCATGGCGGTGATGAACGATACGAACCCGCCCACGGTCACGTCTTTCGCATCGACCGCACCCCGGCTCTGCCACAACGCAATGCAGATGACCACAGACAGCGCGGCCGCAGCGAGCAACTGGGTCAGCGGTGTCATGGCTGCCGAGGCGATGGTGGATTTGATGGCCAGGCGGCGCAAGCTGTGGCTCAAGTCGGCAAAGCGCTGCGCCTGCCCCCCCTGCGCACCGTGCAAACGCACCATGCGGTGGGCCAGCACGTTCTCTTCGACCACATAGGCCAGCTCATCCGTGGCCTGCTGGCTGCTCTTGGTCAGGTGGTAAAGCCGCCGCGACAGGGTCTTCATGATCCAGGCCACTCCCGGAACGACCACCGCCACGATCAGCGTCAGTTGCCAGTTGAGGTACAGCAAATAGACCAGCAGCGCGATCAGCGTGAAACCATCGCGCGACAGGCCCAGCAACGCCTGCACCAGCAAGGTCGCCCCGGTCTGTACCTCGTACACCACGGTGTTGGAGAGAGCGCTGGCCGACTGGCGTGCAAACAGGCCCATCTCTGCCGCAAGAACCCGGTCAAACAGCGCCTGGCGCAGCGTCAACATGCCCTCGTTGGCGATGCGCGCCAGCGCGTACTGGCCCACAAACTGGGCCACGCCACGCACAAAGAAAACCCCCAGGATCGCGAGGGGCACCATCCACAGCTGCAAGGTGCCCTGGGTGAAGCCTTTGTCCAAGAGTGGTTGCAACAGGGCAGGTATCAGGGGCTCCGTGATGGCTCCCACCAGCGTGGCGACAATGGCCAGGCTCCAGGCCAGCCGCTGGCCGCCAAAATAGACCGATAGCCGCTTCAGTCGTGCCGTCAGGCTTGCGGGGGGAGGGGGGGCGTTGGCGGGCGCGGCGCCCGTGTCAGTGGCTTGCATGTGGCCCGGATTCTACGTTTGCGCTGCGCACTGCCCTGTGGCCTCGTGCCGCCGCGCACAGTTTGTCACAGGGGGGGCGCCGCTGTGTGTAACATTCGGGTTTGCCTTCAGGCACTTGTTCGGCCACTGCTGGATGCCAATGACCACAGATCGAATCTCCCAACACCCTTCTTCTGCAGCTCCGCTGCTTCCCCTGCGCCGCCAGTTGCTGGCCGCACTCATCGCATCACCCTCCATCCCCGCCCTGGCGCAGTTCCGCGTCGAGGTCACCGGCGTCGGGCTGACCCAGTTGCCTATCGCCATCGCACCGTTCCGCGGGGATGCGCAGTCCCCCCAGAAAATGGCAGCCATCGTGCAGGCCGACCTGGAGCGCAGTGGGCAGTTTCGCGCCATCGACGCTACGGGCGCCGCGCTGGACGAAACCGCACGGCCCGATGTTGCGCTGTGGCGCCAGAAAAGCGCGGATTCTCTGGCTACCGGCAGTGTCACTCGCCTCGCGGACGGGCGCTTTGATGTGCGCTTTCGCCTGTGGGATGTGGTCAAGGGGCAAGATCTCGGCGGGCAGAGCTTTGTGGTCACGCAAGGTGACCTGCGCTTGGTGGCGCACCGCATTGCCGATTTCATCTACGAAAAGCTCACGGGTGAGCGCGGCATCTTCTCGACGCGCATCGCTTACGTGACCAAAACGGGCCCCCGCTACAGCTTGTGGGTGGCGGATGCAGATGGCGAGAACGCTCAGTCCGCCCTGTCCAGCCCCGAGCCCATTATTTCGCCCGCATGGTCACCCAATGGCGGTCAACTGGCCTACGTGTCTTTCGAGTCGCGCAAACCCGTGGTCTATGTGCATGACGTGGCCACAGGCCGGCGGCGCTTGATCGCGAATTTCCGTGGCTCCAACAGTGCACCCGCCTGGGCGCCCGACGGCCGCACGCTCGCGGTTACGCTGAGTCGGGACGGCGGTTCGCAGCTGTACACCATCGATGCCAATGGCGGGGAGCCCCGCAGGCTGATGCAAAGCGCCGGCATCGATACCGAACCCGTGTTCTCGGGCGACGGCCGCAGCATCTTCTTTGTGAGCGACCGGGGCGGTGCGCCCCAGATCTACAAGGTGGGCGCGTCGGGGGGTAATGCCGAGCGTGTGACCTTCACGGGCACCTACAACATCTCTCCCAGCGTCAGCCCGGATGGTCGCTGGCTCGCCTATATCTCCCGCGTGGGTGGCGCCTTCAAGCTCCACGTCATGGACTTGTCCACCGGCACCACCAACGCCGTGACCGACACGACGACAGACGAAAACCCGAGCTTTGCGCCCAACAGCCGTCTCATCGTTTACGCCACGCAGCAGCAAGGCCGTGAAGCCCTCATGACCACCACGCTGGACGGCAAGATCAAGGCTCGCTTGGCGGGCCAGGCGGGTGATATCCGCGAACCGGACTGGGGTCCGTTTCAAAAGCAATGAACTTATCTGCACTTTCAGTTACCAAGCCTTCAGGAGAAATTTGGATGATCAAACGTTTTACCCTTGCCCTTACCGTTGTCGCTCTCATGGCGGGTTGCAGTTCTGGTGTGAAGCTGGACGATGTGCCGGTCGAAGACAAAAACGCCACCTCCACCATGGGCGGAGCCAACGGCGGTGCCAACTCCGGCCAGTCGTCGCAAAGTGGCGTCACGGGCGTGGACCTGAGCCAATCCGGCCGTGACGGTGCGGGTCCTGTCGGTGTCGCGCGCATCGTGTACTTTGATTACGACAGCTACGTGATCAAGCCCGAGTTCCAATCCCTGATCGAAGCGCACTCCCGTTTCATCAAGGCGGCTCCCAACCGCAAGGTCATGATCGAAGGCCACACCGATGACCGTGGCGGCCGCGAATACAACCTGGCTCTGGGCCAGAAGCGTGCAGAAGCTGTGCGTCGCTCGCTGGGCTTGCTGGGCGTGCCCGACAGCCAAGTCGAAGCTGTGAGTTTTGGTAAGGAAAAGCCTGCAGCACAAGGCAGTACAGAAGATGCACGTGCCCAAAACCGC of the Acidovorax sp. 107 genome contains:
- a CDS encoding DNA polymerase III subunit delta' encodes the protein MSEATAALAPWIAAQRTSLLAQRGHAWLLQGPSGLGQYALGLELVRAWLCDAPTEQGACGHCGSCHAIDVRTHADLCVLMPEVQMLALGWPLSEKAQADIDDKKRKPSREIRVEAMRDAVEFSQRTSARGKGKAVLVYPAEQMNHVTANALLKTLEEPPGDVRFVLASEAAHQLLPTIRSRCLGHTMVWPAEADSLAWLQAQGLARDAAASFLRAAGGRPEDALALAQSGRSPQAWSALPQAVARGDVTALGDWAPAQVIDALQKLCHDLLAASVGAAPRYFAQADLPKTPPLGALTRWSRTLAKAARTADHPFNAGLMLEALVAQARNTLHSKH
- a CDS encoding PilZ domain-containing protein; this encodes MSSPSTAPRPSVMQLAIKEKAALYAAYIPFFAEGGIFVPTQRDYKLGDDVYVLLTLPEDTQRYPVAGRVAWVTPARAAGNRTQGVGIQFPKDEKSRQLKAKIEELLGTALGSDRPTQTI
- a CDS encoding TatD family hydrolase, whose amino-acid sequence is MFTDSHCHLNFPELVSQLPAIRQAMAEAQVTRALCICTTMEEFEGVHALALAHDNFWSTVGVHPDNEGVTEPSVQDLLDRAALPRVVAIGETGLDYYGMEDRKGGRSIADLEWQRDRFRTHIRAARACGKPLIIHTRSASDDTLAILREEGEDGAGNLAGGVFHCFTESMQVARAALDLGYYISFSGIVTFKSAQELRDVVAFVPLDRMLIETDSPYLAPVPYRGKTNNPSYVPHVARQVAETKGLALEVVAEATSRNFDRLFPGVMA
- a CDS encoding ankyrin repeat domain-containing protein; the encoded protein is MSLQRRSVLAAVALGVVSARAWAGAYEDFFVAVLRDDGDAITALLRRGFDPNTRDPKGQVGLTIALQNGANKAFAALLASRRVNVEARNAKDESPLMMAAIKGNVEAVKALIARDADVNKTGWTPLHYAASAGSPQHAVIIALLLENHAYIDAASPNGTTPLMMAAHYGSTEAVQLLLDEGADPTLKNQLGLTATDFALRVSRTESAEKIAAAIRRRQPNRGKW
- the msbA gene encoding lipid A export permease/ATP-binding protein MsbA, which produces MQATDTGAAPANAPPPPASLTARLKRLSVYFGGQRLAWSLAIVATLVGAITEPLIPALLQPLLDKGFTQGTLQLWMVPLAILGVFFVRGVAQFVGQYALARIANEGMLTLRQALFDRVLAAEMGLFARQSASALSNTVVYEVQTGATLLVQALLGLSRDGFTLIALLVYLLYLNWQLTLIVAVVVPGVAWIMKTLSRRLYHLTKSSQQATDELAYVVEENVLAHRMVRLHGAQGGQAQRFADLSHSLRRLAIKSTIASAAMTPLTQLLAAAALSVVICIALWQSRGAVDAKDVTVGGFVSFITAMLMLIAPIRRLADVASPVTRGVAALERGLGLLGDTGAETGGTYRKDRVQGALTLSNVTVSFGADHAPALNGLTLQVAPGEIVALVGPSGAGKTTLVNLLPRFVMPSAGTVAVDGQALPDWDLASLRSQFAMVSQDVVMFNDTIATNVALGQAVDETRVQQCLAAANLAEHVAALPQGIHTVVGHNATQLSGGQRQRLAIARALYKDAPILILDEATSALDTESERLVQEALQRLMQGRTTLVIAHRLSTIEHADRVVVMERGQIAEQGTHSALMAQGGLYARLQTRAASGTGTLAE
- the tolB gene encoding Tol-Pal system beta propeller repeat protein TolB: MTTDRISQHPSSAAPLLPLRRQLLAALIASPSIPALAQFRVEVTGVGLTQLPIAIAPFRGDAQSPQKMAAIVQADLERSGQFRAIDATGAALDETARPDVALWRQKSADSLATGSVTRLADGRFDVRFRLWDVVKGQDLGGQSFVVTQGDLRLVAHRIADFIYEKLTGERGIFSTRIAYVTKTGPRYSLWVADADGENAQSALSSPEPIISPAWSPNGGQLAYVSFESRKPVVYVHDVATGRRRLIANFRGSNSAPAWAPDGRTLAVTLSRDGGSQLYTIDANGGEPRRLMQSAGIDTEPVFSGDGRSIFFVSDRGGAPQIYKVGASGGNAERVTFTGTYNISPSVSPDGRWLAYISRVGGAFKLHVMDLSTGTTNAVTDTTTDENPSFAPNSRLIVYATQQQGREALMTTTLDGKIKARLAGQAGDIREPDWGPFQKQ
- the pal gene encoding peptidoglycan-associated lipoprotein Pal — translated: MIKRFTLALTVVALMAGCSSGVKLDDVPVEDKNATSTMGGANGGANSGQSSQSGVTGVDLSQSGRDGAGPVGVARIVYFDYDSYVIKPEFQSLIEAHSRFIKAAPNRKVMIEGHTDDRGGREYNLALGQKRAEAVRRSLGLLGVPDSQVEAVSFGKEKPAAQGSTEDARAQNRRAELSYR